A stretch of the Longimicrobiaceae bacterium genome encodes the following:
- a CDS encoding response regulator gives MASTILLVEDNDDNRLIYRIILEHHGFVVVEACDGLEAVDRATCVRPALILMDISIPVLDGLEVTRRLKLDARTAGIPVVALTAHALGTVRAEAAEAGCAGFLLKPVAPHRVVEEVRRFISAVPPSPSLATT, from the coding sequence GTGGCAAGCACCATCCTGCTCGTCGAGGACAACGACGACAACCGCCTCATCTACCGCATCATCCTGGAGCACCACGGTTTCGTGGTGGTGGAGGCGTGCGACGGCCTCGAAGCCGTGGACCGGGCCACATGCGTGCGGCCGGCGCTGATCCTGATGGACATCTCCATCCCCGTGCTCGACGGGCTGGAGGTGACGCGCCGCCTCAAGCTGGACGCGCGCACGGCGGGCATCCCCGTGGTCGCGCTCACCGCGCACGCCCTGGGCACCGTGCGCGCCGAGGCCGCCGAGGCGGGCTGTGCGGGCTTCCTGCTCAAGCCCGTCGCCCCGCACCGCGTGGTCGAAGAGGTCCGCCGCTTCATCTCCGCCGTCCCGCCATCGCCCTCGCTCGCCACCACCTGA